A region from the Salvia splendens isolate huo1 chromosome 15, SspV2, whole genome shotgun sequence genome encodes:
- the LOC121768439 gene encoding protein CLT2, chloroplastic-like — MKLLRPFSAPSPHFPPFAAANRFSPTLSFHLQSTFNRNASPRHLSVFSHPRHLKMNYTDPNFTLRFRRLPPVSASAKPPPHTPPPPDSDARNRKLLVLACAAVTVALAIANRVLYKLALVPMKEFPFFLAQLTTFGYVAIYFSTLFTRYKAGIVTDEMLAFPKTPFIVIGLLEALGVVAGMYSGAQLPGPAIPILTQAFLVWQLAFSVLILGRRYSWNRLAGCFLVAAGVVLSVTSGSEQDQMLSGVGMIWPAMMITSTAFQAVASVLKESVFIDAATRLKGKLLDIFVVNSYGSGFQALFVLLFLPVLSNLKGIPLPELPAYLKSGAGCFFNIGADTTGCDGAPLLPLLYIITNIAFNISALNLLKYSSAVVSSLAVMSSVPISIYILSLPLPYIPGGVTLSPFFVMGSVVLMLGLILYNFSWPLKQDSDTS; from the exons ATGAAGCTTCTCCGTCCATTCTCTGCTCCCTCACCTCACTTCCCACCCTTCGCCGCTGCCAACCGATTCTCCCCCACTCTTTCCTTCCACCTTCAATCCACCTTCAACCGCAATGCCTCTCCTCGCCACCTCTCCGTCTTCTCCCACCCTCGCCACTTGAAGATGAACTACACCGACCCCAATTTCACCCTTAGATTCCGCCGTTTGCCTCCGGTCTCTGCCAGTGCGAAGCCTCCGCCTCATACTCCTCCGCCGCCGGATTCCGATGCGAGGAATCGGAAGCTTCTGGTGTTGGCGTGCGCCGCCGTTACTGTAGCACTGGCAATTGCCAATCGTGTCCTCTACAAGCTCGCCCTTGTTCCGATGAAGGAATTCCCCTTCTTTTTGGCTCAGCTCACTACTTTTGG GTATGTGGCTATATATTTCTCCACACTTTTCACGAGATACAAAGCTGGAATTGTCACTGATGAGATGTTAGCATTTCCAAAAACACCTTTTATAGTCATTGGTCTTCTGGAAGCTCTTGGAGTTGTGGCAGGAATGTATTCTGGAG CTCAGCTTCCGGGACCAGCCATACCTATACTAACTCAG GCATTTTTGGTATGGCAACTGGCCTTCTCTGTGCTGATCTTGGGGAGGAGATACTCCTGGAACCGACTCGCTGGATGCTTTCTTGTTGCCGCTGGTGTTGTACTGTCTGTTACGAG CGGATCTGAACAGGATCAAATGCTCTCTGGAGTTGGAATGATATGGCCAGCAATGATGATAACTTCAACTGCATTTCAAGCAGTTGCTTCTGTTCTTAAG GAATCTGTTTTCATTGATGCTGCGACCCGTCTCAAG GGAAAACTGCTGGACATATTTGTGGTCAATTCATACGGATCTGGATTTCAG GCGCTTTTTGTACTCCTCTTTCTGCCAGTTTTGTCAAATTTGAAGGGCATACCATTACCTGAACTGCCTGCATACTTGAAAAGTGGTGCTGGTTGTTTCTTTAATATTGGAGCCGATACAACAG GTTGTGATGGAGCCCCACTACTACCTCTCCTCTACATAATAACCAATATTGCTTTCAACATATCGGCGCTCAATCTTCTAAAATATTCATCCGCAGTTGTATCGTCCCTTGCTGTGATGTCATCAG TGCCAATCTCAATCTACATTCTTTCACTTCCATTACCATACATCCCAGGAGGTGTAACCTTGAGCCCCTTTTTCGTCATGGGCAGCGTGGTTCTTATGTTGGGGCTCATCTTATATAACTTTTCCTGGCCTCTCAAGCAGGACTCAGACACCTCTTGA
- the LOC121766644 gene encoding uncharacterized protein LOC121766644, which produces MEVLFPSQTLDFDFNSARSSPHATPPSTPRRLGEYYFSAPTSPSHISQFYKGFDEFILDAARQSPAVPFQWEQKPGTPKSAVINAGDDDLDFAFDVGSDDWETASLSAEELFDGGVIKPMKQRSQARRIIQGAFSPRHRKNAAPLPERGRERGVALSRPPSRRAARSLSPMRDDHPNLLEEEVAQTGKVNSVPSKGQKKWSLKDFFLFRSASEGRAADKDPLKKYTAALRRSSFRAIDSPGSRRKGPVSAHELHYTVNRAVSEDMKRKTFLPYKQGILGRLAFNPAVHALANGFGLSRN; this is translated from the coding sequence aTGGAGGTGCTCTTTCCTTCTCAAACCCTAGATTTCGATTTCAACAGCGCCCGATCGTCGCCGCACGCCACCCCACCGTCCACGCCGCGCCGATTGGGCGAGTACTACTTCAGCGCTCCCACCAGCCCTTCCCACATCTCTCAATTCTACAAGGGATTCGACGAATTTATCCTCGACGCCGCCCGCCAATCGCCGGCGGTGCCGTTTCAATGGGAGCAAAAGCCTGGCACGCCGAAATCAGCTGTGATTAATGCTGGAGATGACGATCTCGATTTCGCGTTCGACGTCGGCAGTGATGATTGGGAAACGGCATCTCTCTCCGCGGAGGAGCTCTTCGACGGCGGCGTGATCAAGCCGATGAAGCAGCGGTCGCAGGCCAGGAGGATAATCCAGGGCGCTTTCTCGCCGCGCCACAGGAAAAACGCGGCGCCGTTGCCggaaagaggaagagaaagaggTGTGGCGCTGTCGAGGCCGCCGAGCCGGAGGGCGGCGCGATCTCTCTCTCCGATGAgagatgatcacccaaatctaTTGGAGGAAGAGGTGGCGCAAACCGGAAAGGTGAATTCTGTTCCGAGCAAAGGGCAGAAGAAGTGGAGTTTGAAGGATTTTTTCCTATTCCGGAGCGCGTCGGAGGGACGCGCCGCTGATAAGGACCCGCTGAAGAAGTATACGGCGGCGTTGAGGCGGTCGAGCTTCAGAGCGATTGATAGTCCCGGTTCGAGGAGAAAAGGACCGGTTTCGGCTCATGAGCTGCATTACACTGTGAACCGGGCGGTTTCGGAGGATATGAAGAGGAAAACGTTTCTGCCGTACAAGCAGGGGATTCTGGGCCGGTTAGCGTTCAACCCGGCGGTTCATGCGCTGGCTAATGGCTTCGGTTTATCTCGTAATTGA
- the LOC121768727 gene encoding uncharacterized protein LOC121768727 isoform X2: MEMQSSWATDAEKPCTSNRSSTRERKLTLQQDVDKLKKRLRHEENVHRALERAFTRPLGALPRLPPYLPQHTLELLAEVAVLEEEIVRLEEKIVFFRKGLYQEAVYISSSKNMDTKDEQKQSTFLVTSKTDSETGIWKDSTFLSDDKRGKENQSSTSTLKNKQQSVNSKVQPSRNPVKKRLTECKSGERCLDPQRSQWEMQLLDHATTPKTTLANLEATSPVDGSPNKISESILKCLINIYLRLSSMKNRNSTESLPSQSVAYSFDPYNLCSMFGKRDIGPYKHLMTIEAASIDPNRTTISVFLVQRLKLLFRKLATVSLKDLSHQEKLAFWINIYNSCMMNAFLEYGIPEDPEMVFELMQKATVTVSEHVLTAITIEHFILRLPYHSKYTSSKSTKNDETMARSMFGLELSEPFVTFALSCGSWSSPAVRVYTASRVESELETAKREYLQAAVGISSIRKVIAIPKLMDWYLLDFAKDFESLVDWICLQLPSELAKEAITCLESRKDLPPLKSIQILPYEFSFRYLFHT; encoded by the exons atggaaatgCAGAGTAGCTGGGCAACGGATGCTGAGAAGCCATGTACCAGCAATCGAAGCTCgacaagagagagaaaattgacGTTGCAACAAGAT GTTGATAAGTTAAAGAAGAGACTACGGCACGAGGAAAATGTCCACAGAGCTTTGGAGAGAGCCTTCACCCGACCGCTAGGAGCTCTTCCTCGTCTGCCTCCGTATCTCCCACAACAT ACACTGGAGCTTCTAGCTGAAGTAGCTGttttggaagaagaaatagtTCGGCTTGAGGAGAAAATAGTGTTTTTCAGGAAAGGACTATATCAAGAAGCTGTATACATTTCATCCTCCAAGAACATGGATACTAAAGATGAACAGAAGCAATCGACTTTCTTGGTTACCTCGAAGACAGATTCTGAAACTGGCATTTGGAAGGATTCAACCTTTCTTTCAG ATGATAAAAGAGGAAAAGAAAACCAGTCAAGCACCAGTACTTTGAAAAATAAGCAGCAATCTGTGAATTCGAAAGTACAACCATCCAGAAATCCTGTGAAGAAGCGCCTGACTGAGTGCAAGTCAGGTGAGAGGTGTTTGGATCCTCAGAGATCACAG TGGGAAATGCAATTATTGGATCATGCGACTACACCAAAGACGACTCTTGCCAATCTAGAGGCAACGTCACCAGTAGACGGTAGTCCAAACAAAATTTCAGAGAGCATTTTGAAATGCTTAATAAACATCTATTTAAGATTGAGCTCCATGAAGAATAGGAATTCCACTGAAAGTTTACCTTCGCAGTCAGTGGCATATTCTTTTGATCcttacaatttatgttcaatGTTTGGGAAGAGGGATATTGGTCCATATAAGCATTTAATGACCATTGAAGCGGCATCCATCGATCCAAACCGAACAACAATATCAGTCTTCCTTGTTCAAAGATTGAA GCTATTGTTTCGGAAACTTGCAACTGTTAGTTTGAAGGACCTAAGTCACCAAGAAAAACTTGCCTTTTGGATTAACATCTACAATTCGTGCATGATGAAT GCATTTCTTGAGTATGGCATTCCAGAGGATCCTGAGATGGTGTTTGAACTGATGCAAAAG GCAACGGTGACTGTTAGTGAACATGTTCTAACGGCAATAACCATTGAGCATTTCATATTAAGATTGCCTTATCACTCAAAATAT ACTTCCTCGAAGAGTACAAAGAACGATGAGACGATGGCAAGAAGCATGTTTGGCCTAGAGTTGTCCGAGCCGTTTGTCACATTTGCTCTGTCCTGCGGAAGCTGGTCGTCCCCTGCT GTGAGGGTGTACACTGCATCCCGAGTCGAAAGTGAGCTGGAAACTGCTAAGAGAGAGTACTTGCAAGCAGCAGTCGGCATTTCAAGCATTAGAAAAGTTATAGCAATACCAAAGCTAATGGATTGGTATCTGCTAGACTTTGCGAAAGACTTCGAATCATTGGTAGATTGGATATGCCTCCAATTACCATCTGAACTCGCTAAAGAAGCGATTACATGCCTCGAGAGCAGGAAAGATTTGCCTCCCTTGAAGTCCATTCAGATATTGCCATACGAGTTCAGCTTCCGATACCTTTTCCATACATAA
- the LOC121768727 gene encoding uncharacterized protein LOC121768727 isoform X1: protein MEGRRSLRLQSMKPHVKHEKEKMEMQSSWATDAEKPCTSNRSSTRERKLTLQQDVDKLKKRLRHEENVHRALERAFTRPLGALPRLPPYLPQHTLELLAEVAVLEEEIVRLEEKIVFFRKGLYQEAVYISSSKNMDTKDEQKQSTFLVTSKTDSETGIWKDSTFLSDDKRGKENQSSTSTLKNKQQSVNSKVQPSRNPVKKRLTECKSGERCLDPQRSQWEMQLLDHATTPKTTLANLEATSPVDGSPNKISESILKCLINIYLRLSSMKNRNSTESLPSQSVAYSFDPYNLCSMFGKRDIGPYKHLMTIEAASIDPNRTTISVFLVQRLKLLFRKLATVSLKDLSHQEKLAFWINIYNSCMMNAFLEYGIPEDPEMVFELMQKATVTVSEHVLTAITIEHFILRLPYHSKYTSSKSTKNDETMARSMFGLELSEPFVTFALSCGSWSSPAVRVYTASRVESELETAKREYLQAAVGISSIRKVIAIPKLMDWYLLDFAKDFESLVDWICLQLPSELAKEAITCLESRKDLPPLKSIQILPYEFSFRYLFHT, encoded by the exons ATGGAAGGCCGGAGGAGTTTGCGGTTGCAGTCTATGAAGCCTCACGTTAAGCACGAAAAG gaaaaaatggaaatgCAGAGTAGCTGGGCAACGGATGCTGAGAAGCCATGTACCAGCAATCGAAGCTCgacaagagagagaaaattgacGTTGCAACAAGAT GTTGATAAGTTAAAGAAGAGACTACGGCACGAGGAAAATGTCCACAGAGCTTTGGAGAGAGCCTTCACCCGACCGCTAGGAGCTCTTCCTCGTCTGCCTCCGTATCTCCCACAACAT ACACTGGAGCTTCTAGCTGAAGTAGCTGttttggaagaagaaatagtTCGGCTTGAGGAGAAAATAGTGTTTTTCAGGAAAGGACTATATCAAGAAGCTGTATACATTTCATCCTCCAAGAACATGGATACTAAAGATGAACAGAAGCAATCGACTTTCTTGGTTACCTCGAAGACAGATTCTGAAACTGGCATTTGGAAGGATTCAACCTTTCTTTCAG ATGATAAAAGAGGAAAAGAAAACCAGTCAAGCACCAGTACTTTGAAAAATAAGCAGCAATCTGTGAATTCGAAAGTACAACCATCCAGAAATCCTGTGAAGAAGCGCCTGACTGAGTGCAAGTCAGGTGAGAGGTGTTTGGATCCTCAGAGATCACAG TGGGAAATGCAATTATTGGATCATGCGACTACACCAAAGACGACTCTTGCCAATCTAGAGGCAACGTCACCAGTAGACGGTAGTCCAAACAAAATTTCAGAGAGCATTTTGAAATGCTTAATAAACATCTATTTAAGATTGAGCTCCATGAAGAATAGGAATTCCACTGAAAGTTTACCTTCGCAGTCAGTGGCATATTCTTTTGATCcttacaatttatgttcaatGTTTGGGAAGAGGGATATTGGTCCATATAAGCATTTAATGACCATTGAAGCGGCATCCATCGATCCAAACCGAACAACAATATCAGTCTTCCTTGTTCAAAGATTGAA GCTATTGTTTCGGAAACTTGCAACTGTTAGTTTGAAGGACCTAAGTCACCAAGAAAAACTTGCCTTTTGGATTAACATCTACAATTCGTGCATGATGAAT GCATTTCTTGAGTATGGCATTCCAGAGGATCCTGAGATGGTGTTTGAACTGATGCAAAAG GCAACGGTGACTGTTAGTGAACATGTTCTAACGGCAATAACCATTGAGCATTTCATATTAAGATTGCCTTATCACTCAAAATAT ACTTCCTCGAAGAGTACAAAGAACGATGAGACGATGGCAAGAAGCATGTTTGGCCTAGAGTTGTCCGAGCCGTTTGTCACATTTGCTCTGTCCTGCGGAAGCTGGTCGTCCCCTGCT GTGAGGGTGTACACTGCATCCCGAGTCGAAAGTGAGCTGGAAACTGCTAAGAGAGAGTACTTGCAAGCAGCAGTCGGCATTTCAAGCATTAGAAAAGTTATAGCAATACCAAAGCTAATGGATTGGTATCTGCTAGACTTTGCGAAAGACTTCGAATCATTGGTAGATTGGATATGCCTCCAATTACCATCTGAACTCGCTAAAGAAGCGATTACATGCCTCGAGAGCAGGAAAGATTTGCCTCCCTTGAAGTCCATTCAGATATTGCCATACGAGTTCAGCTTCCGATACCTTTTCCATACATAA